In Streptomyces sp. NBC_01381, the sequence GGGGAGTTCGGGCGGGAGAGTGAGGCCGGAGAACTCGGTGGCCGTGCTCTCCGGCAGCGGCGCTCCCACCTTCGTCGGCTGGTAGAAGTTGACGCCGTACCAGTCGAGCGGCTCGGAGATCACCTTCAGGTCCGCTTCGAGGTCGTCCGACGGCATCAACTCCCCGATGCCGTCCGGGTATTGCCCGAGCAGCGGCGGGTCCGCGAAGAGGCGGTTGAGGAGTACGTCGTAGAAGTCGGCCGCCGCCGTGTCCTCGTCGGCGGCCGACGCGGGCCAGGTCGGGCCGTGCGAGTTGGCGATGCCTATGTCGCCCGCGCCCGCCGCGCGCAGCGCCCGCACCGCGAGGCCGTGCGCGAGGAGCTGGTGGTGGGCGACCGGCAGCGCGTCGAAGAGGAGCTGCTCGCCGGGGGCGTGCTGGCCGAGCGCATGACCAAGGAGGGTGTGTTCCGCGGGCTCGTTGAGGGTGATCCACTTCGTGACGCGGTCGCCGATACGGGCGGCCACCACGGCGGCGTAATCGGCGAACCGCTCGGCCGTCTCGCGCCGCAGCCAGCCGCCGGCCTCCTGCACGGCCAGCGGGGTGTCCCAGTGGAAGAGGGTGGGGACGGGCCGCACGCCCGCCGCGCACAGCTCGTCGACGAGACGGTCGTAGAAGTCGAGGCCCGCGGCGCTCACCTCACCCGCGCCCGTCGGAAGCACCCGCGGCCACGACACCGAGAAGCGGTACGCGCCCACGCCCAACTCCCGTATGAGCGCCACGTCTTCGCGGTAGCGGTGGTAGTGGTCGCAGGCGACGGCGGCCGTCGTGCCGTCCTTCACGTTCCCCGGCACGGCCGTGAACGCGTCCCACACCGAGGGGCCGCGCTCGTCGACGGCGCCCTCGATCTGGTGGGCGGATGTGGACACCCCCCACAGGAAGTCGCGGGGGAATTGGGGTATCGGTTCGCGCGCATCGCTCGCTGCCATGGGCGCGATCTTCCGTACCGCCCAGTAAGGAAGTCAATGGGCGTACACGAGAAAAGGTGAACACCGCTCAAGTTTTACGAGCCCTTTTTACGAGCCCTTTTTACGAGCCCTCCTTCAGGACCCGTGAGATCAGCTTCCGCTGCGGCTCGGTCAGGCGGGGATCCGAGCAGTACACCGTGTGCCCGTCGACGGTGAGCTGGTAGTTGAAGCCGTCCGGCACCCCTATGGGCGGCGTGCCCCGGCCCTCGGCCATGGCCTCTTCGGCCAGGGCGTGCCACTCGTGGGCATCGGGCAGTCCCGAGGTGTCGATCTCGGCGTGCCGCTCGATGCCCGCGAATCCTCCCGTGCGCTTCACCTGGATACGCATGGGTCCTGTCTACTCCAGGAGGCGGTCAGTTGGTAGGCACCCCGACCTGGGACCACGCCTTCACGACGGCCCCGTGCTCCTCGCCGTCGCCGTACTTGGCGCGCGCGGCGGCCACCGTCAGCTTCGCGAAGTCGGCGAAGGAGGCGTCCTGGGCCAGCTCGCCGCCGGTCAGGACGGCGTACCAGATCTGTCCGGCCCGCTCCCACGCGTGGCCGCCGAGCGCCTCGGCGAGCAGATAGAAGGCGTGGTTGGGGATGCCGGAGTTGATGTGCACGCCGCCGTTGTCGCGGCCCGTCCTGACGTAGTGGTCCATGTCGGCGGGCTGCGGGTCCTTGCCGAGCACGTCGTCGTCGTAGGCAGTGCCCGGCGCCTTCATGGAGCGCAGGGCCTTGCCGGTGACGCGCGGGGCGAGCAGCCCGGCGCCGATCAGCCAGTCGGCCTCGGCCGCGGTCTGGCCGAGCGTGTACTGCTTGATCAGCGAGCCGAAGACGTCCGCCATGGACTCGTTGAGCGCGCCCGGCTGGCCGAAGTACGTGAGGTTCGCCGTGTACTGCACGACGCCGTGTGTCAGCTCGTGGCCGATGACGTCCACCGGAATGGTGAAGTCGAGGAAGATCTCGCCGTCACCGTCGCCGAAGACCATCTGTTCGCCGTTCCAGAACGCGTTCCCGTAGTTCTCGCCGTAGTGGACCGTCGCGTTCATCGGCAGTCCGCTGCCGTCGATGGAGTTGCGCTCGTACGACTTCAGATACAGCTCGAAGGTCGCGCCGAGGCCCGCGTACGCGCGGTTGACGGTCGCGTCCTTGCCGGGCTTGTCGCCCTCGCCGCGGACCTTGCGGCCCGGCAGCTCGGTCTTGTGCTTCGCGTCGTAGATCGTGCGGTGCGGCTTGCCTTCGGCCGCTTCCTTCGGCGGTGTGACGGAGGGGGCGCCGATGACCGTGGTCAGCCGGCGGTGGGTGCGCTCGATGGCGTCCCGCTCCAGGGTGCGGCGGGCGGGTCCGGCGAGCGCGGCGTCGTCACTCTGGGCCAGAGTGTCGAGCACGTGGGGCGGAATGATGGTGCAGAAGACAGGCTCGAAGCCTGGATTGGCGGTCATGGCGGCAATGTGGCACTGAGCTATGCCGCTGTCACTACCTGCAACCATGATTAGTGAAATAGAGGGATTGATCACCACTAGGCCGTTACCTGGCTGCGATCCCGCATACTGATACGCATCCGCGCACACAGCGCGGCTCGGCTAGGCTGCGGAGCATCATGCGTTACGGGCTGCTTCTCCTTAGCTGCCGCGGCGAGGGCCTGTAGTCGAGGCCGACCCCCTCCCCGCGGAGTTCGGTGTTGCTCGCGAAAGCGACCGTCGGCCGTCCTTAAGGACACACCCGAGGAGCCCCGCATCATGGCGATCAAGCCGAATTTCCAGCGCGCCACGTCCATGCCGATCCACAAGTACGGGCAGTACGAGCAGGTCGACATCCCCGACCGCACGTGGCCGCAGAACCGGATCACCGTCGCGCCCCGCTGGCTCTCCACGGACCTGCGCGACGGCAACCAGGCGCTGATCGACCCGATGTCCCCGGCCCGCAAGCGCGAGATGTTCGACCTGCTGGTCCGCATGGGCTACAAGGAGATCGAGGTCGGCTTCCCCTCGTCCGGGCAGACGGACTTCGACTTCGTACGCTCGATCATCGAGGACGGCGCGATCCCGGACGACGTCACGATCTCCGTCCTGACGCAGGCCCGCGAAGAGCTGATCTCCCGCACCGTCGAGTCGCTGGTCGGCGCCAAGCGCGCCACCGTCCACCTGTACAACGCGACCGCGCCCGTCTGGCGCGAGGTCGTCTTCCGTGGCTCGAAGGATGCGGTCAAGCAGATCGCCGTCGACGGCACGCGTCTGGTCATGGAGTACGCCGAGAAGCTGCTGGGCCCCGAGACGGTCTTCGGCTACCAGTACAGCCCCGAGATCTTCACGGACACCGAGCTGGACTTCGCGCTGGAGGTCTGCGAGGCGGTCTGTGACGTGTGGCAGCCCGAAGAGGGCCGCGAGATCATCCTCAACCTGCCCGCCACGGTGGAGCGTTCGACCCCCTCGACCCACGCGGACCGCTTCGAGTGGATGTCCCGCAACCTGTCCCGGCGCGAGCACGTCTGCCTGTCCGTGCACCCGCACAACGACCGCGGCACCGCCGTCGCCGCCGCCGAACTGGCCATCATGGCCGGCGCCGACCGCATCGAGGGCTGCCTGTTCGGCCAGGGCGAGCGCACCGGCAACGTCGACCTGGTCACCCTGGGCATGAACCTGTTCTCGCAGGGCGTCGACCCGCAGATCGACTTCTCCGACATCGACGAGATCCGCCGCACCGCCGAGTACTGCAACCAGATGGAGGTCCACCCCCGCCACCCGTACGCGGGCGACCTCGTCTACACCGCCTTCTCCGGCTCCCACCAGGACGCCATCAAGAAGGGCTTCGAGGCCATGGCGGTCCGGGCCGAGCAGCAGGGCAAGACCGTCGACGACATCGAGTGGGCCGTGCCGTACCTGCCCATCGACCCCAAGGACGTCGGCCGCTCCTACGAGGCCGTCATCCGCGTCAACTCGCAGTCCGGCAAGGGCGGCATCGCCTACGTCCTGCAGAACGACCACAAGCTGGACCTGCCGCGCCGCATGCAGGTCGAGTTCTCGAAGATCATCCAGACGAAGACCGACAGCGAGGGCGGCGAGGTCACGCCGGACGCGATCTGGGGCATCTTCCAGGACGAGTACCTGCCCAACCCCGAGAACCCGTGGGGCCGCATCCAGGTCAAGAACGGCCAGACGACCACGGACAAGGACGGCACGGACACCCTCACCGTCGAGGCCACGGTCGACGGCGCCGACACGGTCCTGACCGGCACCGGCAACGGCCCGATCTCGGCCTTCTTCCAGGCGCTGCAGGGCATCGGCATCGACGTACGCCTGCTGGACTACCAGGAGCACACGATGAGCGAGGGCGCCTCCGCGCAGGCCGCCTCGTACATCGAGTGCGCGATCGGCGACAAGGTCCTGTGGGGCGTTGGCATCGACTCCAATACGACCCGGGCCTCGCTGAAGGCGGCTGTTTCTGCCGTCAACCGCGCGGCGCGTTGACGCTCCGCTGGGGGCTGGTGCGCTTCGTCTGCGGGCGCGTCGTGGCTTGTCGCGCCCACGCGGCGGAGCCGCACATGTCAGAGCCCCGCGCCCCTTAAGGGGCGCGGCCCCCCGGGTCAAAGCGCCGGACCGGCTCATTTTGAGCCGGTCCGGCGCTTTTGTGCGCCCTCGCGCTCTGGTCGTCTACCGGCCATCTCTCGCACAGGGTGCTGACGCCACATCAACAATGTGGCTAACATCACGCCCAACCAGGCAATGTTGCCGGGGCGTTACGGAGGTGCGTGGTGCTGCCAGATCGGGGACGAAACGGCCGGGAATCCCGCATCTTCGCCACGCCCGTGTCCCGCGCGCGGGTGCTGCGCAGGCGCGTGATCGGCGTGCATACGGCCTGGACCACCGTCGGGGACGGCGAGTTCTTCTGCCCCGGCTGCGGCGGCGACCGCAACTACCAGCGGCGCACAGGCCGTCGCCGCTTCGTCCTCCTCGGCGTGCCCGTGCTGCCCCGCGGCACCACGGGCCCCATCGTCGAATGCGCCGCCTGCCAGGACCACTTCGGTACGGATGTTCTCGGCCATCCCACGACCACCCGGCTCTCCGCGATGGTGCGCGACGCCGTGCACACCGTGGTCCTCGCGGTCCTCTCCGCCGGCGGCACCTCGTCGCGCACGACGCTCGACGCGGCCGTCGCGACGTTGCGAGCGGCCGGATACGACGACTGCTGCGAGGAACAGCTCGTCGCGCTCGTCGAGGCGCTCGCCGCCGACACCGGGCGGGCCACCGTGCCGGACTATGTGCCGGGTCTGGCCATAGAGCTGCACGAGGCGCTCGGCCCGCTGGCCCCGCACCTCGCCCCCGCCGGACGCGAGTCGCTGCTCCTGCAGGGCGCGCGGATCGCCCTCGCCGACGGCCCTTACACCCCCGCCGAGCGCGAGGTGCTCGGCACGGCGGGCGGGGCGCTGACCATCGGCGCCGACGAGGTGACCCGGCTCCTGGTGGCGGCGCGCACGACGCAGTCGTAGCGGGCGGGCTCCGGCAAGGGGCGGCGGCCCTCTCGTACGCGGCCGCAGTACTCCCCCGGGAGTATCCATCTCCCCTTGACTCCCTGGGGTGTACGACCCAACTCGCCCTCCGGCCCGACGGATTGGCCCCCCGATTCCGGGAGGGTTGGCGCTGAACCTGCCAACCTGCCGGAAGGAGGCCTGTCATGCGGGCCGAACAGACCACCGCTCGACGGCGACGAGCCGTGCCCTGGGTGTTCCTCGTGCTGTGGATCGGCGTCATCGCGCTCGCCGCGCCCTTCGCGGCGAAACTGGCCGACACCCAGCAGGACCGCGTCGTCGACTACCTCCCCGCAAGCGCCGACTCCACCGAAGTCGCCGAACTGGAAGACCAGTTGCCCGGCGGCGAGGCCACCGAGATGGTGCTCGTCTACCACCGCGACGGCGGTCTGACGGCAGCCGACCGCAAGACCGCGGCGGACCAGGTCGCCGAGATCCAGGGCGCCCACAAGCTGACCTCCGAGCCGCGCGCCGTACCGTCCAAGGACGGCACCACGCTGATGTACCCGGTGGCGAGCACCGGGCCCGGCCAGGACGAGAAGAAGCGGGACGCGCTCGTCGAGGACGTCCGCGAAGTCGCCGAAGGCCAGGGCGGGTTGAGCGTCGAGGTGGGCGGCGACGGGGCGTTCGGCACCGACGCCGGCAAGGTGTACGACTCGCTGGGCGGCCCGCTGCTCTACACCACGGCAGGCGTGGTGGCGCTCCTCCTGATCCTCATCTACCGCAGCCCGTTCCTGTGGCTGGTTCCGCTCGCCGTCGCCGGCCTCGCCGACTACCTCGCGATGGCCATCGCGTACGGACTGCACGAATGGTTCGGCACGGCCGTCACCGGCCAGAGCTCGGGCGTGATGACGATCCTCGTCTTCGGCGCGGGCACCGACTACGCACTGCTGCTCGTCGCCCGCTACCGGGAGGAACTGCGCCGCATCGAGCGCCCCTACGACGCGATGATGGCCGCCCTGCGCGGCTGCGGCCCCGCCGTGCTCGCCTCGTCCGGCACGGTCGCGGCCGGTCTGCTCTGCCTGCTCGCCGCGGACCTCAACAGCAGCCGGGGCATGGGCCCGCTCGGCACGGTGGGTGTGCTGTGCGCGCTCGCCTCGATGCTGACGCTGCTGCCCGCGATCCTCGTCCTCCTCGGGCGGAAGGTGTTCTGGCCGCTGATTCCCGCGTTCGGCAGCGAGCCCAAGCAGCGCCGCAGCCTCTTCTCCATGATGGGCAGCTCGGCCGGGCGCAGGCCGCTGACGGTCCTCGCCGGTGGCGCGGTGCTCCTTGGCGCGCTGGCGCTCGGCGCGCTGAACCTGCCCGGTGCCCTCAAGCAGGAGGACTCCTTCACCAAGACGCCCGACTCCGTCTCCGCCATGGAGACGCTCGCCAAGGCCTACCCGGAGCGGGGCAGCCAGCCGATCACCGTGATGACGCCCACCGAGGACGCGGGCGCGGCGCTCACCAAGATCCAGGACACCAAGGGAGTGGACAGCGCGGCCAAGGGACGTACCGCGAAGGGCTGGACGGAGATCTCCGTCATCGCCTCCTCCGCACCGCAGTCGGCGGGCGAGACGGCGACCATCGAATCCCTGCGGTCGGACCTGGATTCCTCGTACGTCGGTGGGGCGAGCGCCCAGCAGATCGACCTGAAGGACACCAACGCCCGTGACCGGAACATCGTCGTGCCGCTGGTGCTCGCCGCGGTCCTGCTGATCCTCGTGGCGCTGCTGCGGAGCCTGGTCGCACCGCTGCTGCTGCTCGCCGCGGTGGTCGCGGTCTGGGGCGCGTCCCTCGGCATCGCAGGACTCGTCTTCGAACCGCTCCTCGGCCTGGAGGGCACGGACCCCGGTCTGGGTCTGCTCTCCTTCGTCTTCCTCGTCGCCCTCGGCGTCGACTACGGCATCTTCCTGATGCACCGCATGCGCGAGGAATCCCTGGCCGGTGCGGAGCCGGGCGACGCCGCCCTGACCGCGCTGCGCACGACGGGCGGGGTCATCGCATCGGCCGGGCTCGTCCTCGCCGCCACGTTCGCCGTACTCACCAGCATGCCGCTGGTGCAGCTGGTCGAGCTGGGCTTCGTGATCGCGGTCGGAGTGCTCCTCGACACCTTCCTGGTGCGGACATACCTGGTGACGAGCGCGAGTGTGGCCCTGGGCCGGAAGGTCTGGTGGCCCGGAGCGCTGTCGCGTCCCGCGGCGGTGGCGAAGGAAGTGGACACGCCCCCGGTTCCGGTGTCGTAGCCCCGGTCGGCCTCAGACGCCGGGCGGGCTGGATGGACTCCGGCCCGTCCGGCCTCTGAGCAGAGGAGCCCCACAGGGAAAGCGACGTACGGGAGGATCGAGCGGTGGTGGAAAGCCTGCGGGTTCAGAACGGTTCAGAGGAGCGGGACGAGGCGCGGGGGTTCGACGGCGCGGGGCTCCTGCCGTTCAGCGGCGCGGCCCCCGGCAGCCGAAGGGCCCTGCGGGACGACGCCGTCCTCGCGGCGGCGGTCGCCCTGCTCGCCGCGCTCCTCGCCGCGTTCGTGAAGGACGAGCACCGCCCGGACGCCATCGGGTGGGCCCTCCTCATGGCCGCCAACATCCCCATCGTGTGGCGGCGGCGCAGCCCTCAGCTGGTGCTGCTCGCCGTCGCCGCCTTCGTAGTGCCGTACCACACCGCCGAGTTCACGGACATCGCCGCCGTCCCGGTGGAGATGCTGGCCCTCTACACCGTCGCGGCCACCGGCCGCCCCCGCCGCGCCCTGCTCACCGGCCTCACCGTCGTCGGCGTCCCGCTCGCCATCAACGCGAGCGTCGCCCCGTACCAGGTCACGGAGGTGCTGCGGATCTCCGGCTGGATCGTGGCCGTGCTGCTCCTCGGGGTGTATGTGCGCATCCATCGGCAGTACGTCGCCTCCGTCGTGGAACGTGCCGAGCGGGCGGAACGTACGCGCGAGGAAGAGGCGCGGCGGCGCGTCGCCGAGGAGCGGCTGCGGGTCGCCCGGGATCTGCACGATCTGCTGGCGCACAGCATCACCCTGGTCGGCGTCCAGACCTCCGTCGCGGCGCACGTCCTGGCCGCCGATCCGGAGCGGCTCGACCGGAAGGCGGTCGCCAAGGCGCTGGACGACATCGCGGACACCTGCAGGTCCGCACGCGGCGAACTCCGGGCCACGCTGGAGGTGTTGAGGTCGGAATCCGACGAGTCGCGCGGGCCGCTGCCCGGCCTCGACGGCCTGACCGATCTGGCGGAGGCCGCACGGATCTCCGGCGCGGAGGTCGACCTCGCGGTGCACGAGACTCCGGCGGACGCACCGCCCGCCGTGGGCGCCGCCGCGTACCGCATCGTCCAGGAGGCCCTGACCAACGCCGTCCGGCACGGGGGCCCCGGCCTCACCATCCGGGTGGGCGTACACACCGAGGACGTGGCGCTGCGGGTGACGGTCACGGATGACGGGCGTGCCGTACGCGATCCGGACCACACGCCCGGCTTCGGCCTCGTCGGCATGCGCGAGCGGGCCCGCAGCGTGGGGGGCACCCTGGAGGCGGGGCCTCGGGACGAGGGCGGTTTCATGGTGGACGCCGTACTGCCCCTGGTGCCCGTGGGAGGCCTCCGATGACGATCCGTGTGCTGCTCGCCGACGATCAGACGCTGGTACGGGCGGCGTTCGCGCTGCTCGTGGAGTCGGCGCCGGACATGGAGGTGGTCGGGCAGGCGGAGACGGGCCGCGCGGCCGTCGACCTCGCCCGCTCCGAGCGGGCCGATCTCATCGTCATGGACATCCGCATGCCGGATCTGGACGGCATCGAGGCGACGCGGCTGCTGGCCAAGGACGAGGATCTGGCGGGCGTGAAGGTGCTGATGCTGACGACGTACGACACCGATGAGCACGTCGTCGACGCGTTGCGGGCCGGGGCGTCGGGCTTCCTGGTCAAGGACACGAAGCCGGC encodes:
- the leuA gene encoding 2-isopropylmalate synthase produces the protein MAIKPNFQRATSMPIHKYGQYEQVDIPDRTWPQNRITVAPRWLSTDLRDGNQALIDPMSPARKREMFDLLVRMGYKEIEVGFPSSGQTDFDFVRSIIEDGAIPDDVTISVLTQAREELISRTVESLVGAKRATVHLYNATAPVWREVVFRGSKDAVKQIAVDGTRLVMEYAEKLLGPETVFGYQYSPEIFTDTELDFALEVCEAVCDVWQPEEGREIILNLPATVERSTPSTHADRFEWMSRNLSRREHVCLSVHPHNDRGTAVAAAELAIMAGADRIEGCLFGQGERTGNVDLVTLGMNLFSQGVDPQIDFSDIDEIRRTAEYCNQMEVHPRHPYAGDLVYTAFSGSHQDAIKKGFEAMAVRAEQQGKTVDDIEWAVPYLPIDPKDVGRSYEAVIRVNSQSGKGGIAYVLQNDHKLDLPRRMQVEFSKIIQTKTDSEGGEVTPDAIWGIFQDEYLPNPENPWGRIQVKNGQTTTDKDGTDTLTVEATVDGADTVLTGTGNGPISAFFQALQGIGIDVRLLDYQEHTMSEGASAQAASYIECAIGDKVLWGVGIDSNTTRASLKAAVSAVNRAAR
- a CDS encoding M4 family metallopeptidase, whose protein sequence is MTANPGFEPVFCTIIPPHVLDTLAQSDDAALAGPARRTLERDAIERTHRRLTTVIGAPSVTPPKEAAEGKPHRTIYDAKHKTELPGRKVRGEGDKPGKDATVNRAYAGLGATFELYLKSYERNSIDGSGLPMNATVHYGENYGNAFWNGEQMVFGDGDGEIFLDFTIPVDVIGHELTHGVVQYTANLTYFGQPGALNESMADVFGSLIKQYTLGQTAAEADWLIGAGLLAPRVTGKALRSMKAPGTAYDDDVLGKDPQPADMDHYVRTGRDNGGVHINSGIPNHAFYLLAEALGGHAWERAGQIWYAVLTGGELAQDASFADFAKLTVAAARAKYGDGEEHGAVVKAWSQVGVPTN
- a CDS encoding MMPL family transporter, translated to MRAEQTTARRRRAVPWVFLVLWIGVIALAAPFAAKLADTQQDRVVDYLPASADSTEVAELEDQLPGGEATEMVLVYHRDGGLTAADRKTAADQVAEIQGAHKLTSEPRAVPSKDGTTLMYPVASTGPGQDEKKRDALVEDVREVAEGQGGLSVEVGGDGAFGTDAGKVYDSLGGPLLYTTAGVVALLLILIYRSPFLWLVPLAVAGLADYLAMAIAYGLHEWFGTAVTGQSSGVMTILVFGAGTDYALLLVARYREELRRIERPYDAMMAALRGCGPAVLASSGTVAAGLLCLLAADLNSSRGMGPLGTVGVLCALASMLTLLPAILVLLGRKVFWPLIPAFGSEPKQRRSLFSMMGSSAGRRPLTVLAGGAVLLGALALGALNLPGALKQEDSFTKTPDSVSAMETLAKAYPERGSQPITVMTPTEDAGAALTKIQDTKGVDSAAKGRTAKGWTEISVIASSAPQSAGETATIESLRSDLDSSYVGGASAQQIDLKDTNARDRNIVVPLVLAAVLLILVALLRSLVAPLLLLAAVVAVWGASLGIAGLVFEPLLGLEGTDPGLGLLSFVFLVALGVDYGIFLMHRMREESLAGAEPGDAALTALRTTGGVIASAGLVLAATFAVLTSMPLVQLVELGFVIAVGVLLDTFLVRTYLVTSASVALGRKVWWPGALSRPAAVAKEVDTPPVPVS
- a CDS encoding GH1 family beta-glucosidase; translated protein: MAASDAREPIPQFPRDFLWGVSTSAHQIEGAVDERGPSVWDAFTAVPGNVKDGTTAAVACDHYHRYREDVALIRELGVGAYRFSVSWPRVLPTGAGEVSAAGLDFYDRLVDELCAAGVRPVPTLFHWDTPLAVQEAGGWLRRETAERFADYAAVVAARIGDRVTKWITLNEPAEHTLLGHALGQHAPGEQLLFDALPVAHHQLLAHGLAVRALRAAGAGDIGIANSHGPTWPASAADEDTAAADFYDVLLNRLFADPPLLGQYPDGIGELMPSDDLEADLKVISEPLDWYGVNFYQPTKVGAPLPESTATEFSGLTLPPELPFSPREIEGYPVTDFGWPVVPDSLTELLTGFRDRYGDRLPPLVITENGCSYEGLDDQDRITYLDGHLRALHRALEAGVDVRGYFVWSLMDNFEWAEGYRQRFGLVHVDYDTLERTPKASYGWLREALRAQRA
- a CDS encoding TerB family tellurite resistance protein, producing MFATPVSRARVLRRRVIGVHTAWTTVGDGEFFCPGCGGDRNYQRRTGRRRFVLLGVPVLPRGTTGPIVECAACQDHFGTDVLGHPTTTRLSAMVRDAVHTVVLAVLSAGGTSSRTTLDAAVATLRAAGYDDCCEEQLVALVEALAADTGRATVPDYVPGLAIELHEALGPLAPHLAPAGRESLLLQGARIALADGPYTPAEREVLGTAGGALTIGADEVTRLLVAARTTQS
- a CDS encoding protealysin inhibitor emfourin, coding for MRIQVKRTGGFAGIERHAEIDTSGLPDAHEWHALAEEAMAEGRGTPPIGVPDGFNYQLTVDGHTVYCSDPRLTEPQRKLISRVLKEGS
- a CDS encoding sensor histidine kinase; translation: MPFSGAAPGSRRALRDDAVLAAAVALLAALLAAFVKDEHRPDAIGWALLMAANIPIVWRRRSPQLVLLAVAAFVVPYHTAEFTDIAAVPVEMLALYTVAATGRPRRALLTGLTVVGVPLAINASVAPYQVTEVLRISGWIVAVLLLGVYVRIHRQYVASVVERAERAERTREEEARRRVAEERLRVARDLHDLLAHSITLVGVQTSVAAHVLAADPERLDRKAVAKALDDIADTCRSARGELRATLEVLRSESDESRGPLPGLDGLTDLAEAARISGAEVDLAVHETPADAPPAVGAAAYRIVQEALTNAVRHGGPGLTIRVGVHTEDVALRVTVTDDGRAVRDPDHTPGFGLVGMRERARSVGGTLEAGPRDEGGFMVDAVLPLVPVGGLR